The Flammeovirgaceae bacterium genome contains a region encoding:
- a CDS encoding PspC domain-containing protein, giving the protein MDRIQLFFEGYAFGVCTRLGEKLGIATSTVRLFFIYASFITFGSPIIIYLGLAFIMNLRKYLRRRNPVWDY; this is encoded by the coding sequence ATTGACCGCATTCAGCTTTTTTTTGAAGGATATGCCTTTGGCGTATGTACGCGACTGGGCGAAAAACTGGGTATTGCTACATCTACGGTTAGGTTGTTTTTTATTTATGCCTCGTTTATCACGTTTGGCTCGCCTATTATTATTTATCTGGGCCTGGCGTTTATTATGAACCTGCGTAAATACCTGCGCAGGCGTAATCCTGTTTGGGATTATTAA
- a CDS encoding YbaB/EbfC family nucleoid-associated protein produces MIDMMKMMGKMKEVQARLKEAQDNLVNIRAQGESGGGMVKATVNGKKQLIALDVDASLLKADDKVIVQDLIVAAINKAMEEAEMLAKESLRKSTEGLLPNIPGMDLGSMMG; encoded by the coding sequence ATGATTGACATGATGAAAATGATGGGCAAAATGAAGGAAGTTCAGGCCCGTTTAAAAGAAGCGCAGGATAACCTGGTAAACATCCGAGCCCAAGGCGAATCAGGAGGCGGCATGGTGAAGGCCACGGTAAACGGAAAAAAGCAACTTATTGCACTGGATGTGGACGCCAGTTTGCTCAAAGCCGATGACAAAGTCATCGTTCAGGATCTGATTGTTGCTGCAATCAATAAAGCGATGGAAGAGGCTGAAATGCTGGCCAAAGAATCGTTGCGCAAAAGCACCGAAGGATTACTGCCCAATATACCCGGAATGGATTTAGGAAGCATGATGGGATAA
- a CDS encoding valine--tRNA ligase: MALSTKYNPADVEGKWYQQWMDKGFFSASVNPQKEPYCIVIPPPNVTGVLHMGHMLNNTIQDVLIRRARMQGKEACWVPGTDHASIATEARVVAMLREKGIKKSDLTREQFLKYAWEWKEKYGGIILEQLKKLGASCDWNRTKFTMDADYYDAVIDVFIDLYRKGYIYRGLRMINWDPVGKTALSDDEVNYKDVQSKLYYINYPIEGTNDFVTIATVRPETIMADTAICINPNDERYKHLKGKRALIPLINRSIPIIEDEYVTMEFGTGCLKVTPAHDLNDYELGKKHNLDLIDILNDDGTLNEKAQILIGEDRFIARKKIAKLLEEGNYLSKVEDYKSNVGFSERTDAVIEPRLSLQWFVKMKAITKPALDNVMNDTIRLIPPKFKNTYSHWMEDVRDWCISRQLWWGHRIPAWYAPDGTFAVAKTRQEAYEQLSLKNPTLHEESLKQDEDVLDTWFSSWLWPIAVFDCSVFKDGNKGNKDLNYFYPTNDLVTAPEILFFWVARMIIAGYEYRSEMPFKNVYLTGIVRDKQGRKMSKSLGNSPDPLELMARYGADGVRTGMLFSSPAGNDLLFDEKLCEQGRNFANKIWNAFRLVKGWSTHPAPQPAENQTACAWFESRLNQALQELDDHFEKFRISDALMTVYKLTWEDFCSWYLEMVKPGFNQPIDQVTYDKTVSFFESALKMLHPFMPFITEELWHELRNRGEREYLIVSNWPKVKPYDSSVLKEAAFAFDVIAEIRNTRNSKNLSPKEPLKIQVKNNTALQSSAFLGVIKKLGNLSDVSFGQPAVPGGINFVIQSTEFSIPLNGKVDAEAQRVALQKEIDYQRGFLNAVNSKLSNERFMSSAPPQVIEMEKKKKADAEAKIKALEKTLSEL, translated from the coding sequence ATGGCCTTATCGACTAAATATAACCCTGCCGATGTTGAAGGAAAGTGGTACCAGCAGTGGATGGACAAGGGTTTTTTCAGTGCATCCGTCAACCCGCAAAAGGAGCCCTATTGCATTGTAATTCCTCCGCCCAATGTTACCGGTGTACTGCACATGGGCCACATGCTTAACAACACCATACAGGATGTGCTCATCCGCAGGGCCCGTATGCAGGGAAAGGAAGCCTGCTGGGTACCCGGCACCGACCACGCCTCCATTGCTACAGAAGCACGGGTGGTGGCCATGCTGCGTGAAAAGGGAATCAAGAAATCAGACCTCACCCGCGAACAATTTCTTAAGTATGCGTGGGAGTGGAAAGAAAAATACGGAGGCATCATTCTGGAACAACTTAAAAAGCTGGGTGCTTCGTGCGACTGGAACCGTACGAAGTTTACCATGGATGCCGATTATTACGATGCTGTGATTGATGTATTTATCGATCTGTACCGGAAAGGCTACATCTACCGCGGGCTGCGGATGATTAACTGGGACCCGGTTGGTAAAACCGCTCTCTCGGATGACGAGGTGAATTATAAAGATGTGCAGTCAAAACTGTATTACATCAACTACCCCATTGAAGGCACTAACGACTTCGTCACCATCGCCACAGTACGGCCCGAAACCATTATGGCCGATACAGCCATTTGTATTAACCCGAACGATGAACGATACAAACACCTGAAAGGAAAGCGTGCCCTCATACCGTTGATTAACCGATCTATCCCGATCATCGAAGATGAGTACGTAACCATGGAGTTCGGTACGGGCTGCCTGAAAGTAACCCCTGCGCACGATTTGAATGATTACGAGTTAGGCAAAAAGCACAACCTCGATCTCATCGACATCCTGAACGATGATGGCACCCTGAATGAAAAAGCGCAGATACTCATAGGCGAAGATCGATTTATTGCCCGTAAAAAAATTGCCAAACTGCTCGAAGAAGGCAATTACCTGAGCAAGGTGGAAGACTACAAAAGCAACGTAGGCTTTTCGGAGCGCACCGATGCCGTAATTGAGCCGCGCCTTTCGCTGCAGTGGTTTGTAAAAATGAAGGCCATTACCAAACCGGCACTCGATAACGTGATGAACGACACCATCCGGCTGATACCGCCAAAATTTAAAAACACCTACAGCCACTGGATGGAAGACGTGCGCGACTGGTGCATTTCGCGCCAGCTCTGGTGGGGGCACCGCATTCCGGCCTGGTATGCGCCTGACGGTACCTTTGCTGTTGCCAAAACCCGCCAGGAAGCCTACGAGCAACTGAGTCTGAAAAATCCTACCCTGCATGAAGAGTCGCTGAAGCAGGATGAGGATGTACTCGATACGTGGTTCTCAAGCTGGCTCTGGCCGATAGCTGTTTTTGATTGCTCAGTATTTAAAGATGGCAACAAGGGTAACAAGGATTTAAACTACTTCTATCCTACCAACGACCTGGTTACTGCGCCCGAAATTCTCTTCTTCTGGGTGGCCCGTATGATCATAGCCGGCTATGAATACCGGAGCGAAATGCCCTTTAAAAATGTGTACCTCACCGGCATTGTACGCGACAAGCAGGGCCGCAAAATGTCGAAGTCCTTGGGCAATTCGCCCGACCCGCTTGAACTGATGGCCAGGTATGGTGCCGATGGCGTGCGCACCGGTATGCTGTTCAGTTCTCCGGCCGGTAACGACTTACTTTTTGATGAGAAACTGTGCGAACAGGGCCGCAACTTTGCCAATAAAATCTGGAACGCCTTCCGGCTGGTGAAGGGCTGGAGTACACACCCTGCACCACAGCCTGCCGAAAACCAAACGGCCTGTGCCTGGTTTGAAAGCCGGCTCAACCAGGCGTTGCAGGAACTGGATGACCATTTTGAAAAATTCCGCATCTCGGATGCGCTGATGACGGTGTATAAACTCACCTGGGAAGATTTCTGTTCGTGGTACCTCGAAATGGTAAAGCCGGGGTTCAACCAACCTATCGATCAGGTTACGTACGATAAAACCGTTTCGTTTTTCGAAAGCGCTCTGAAAATGCTGCACCCGTTTATGCCTTTTATTACTGAAGAACTGTGGCACGAGTTGCGTAACCGCGGTGAGCGCGAGTACCTGATTGTTTCAAACTGGCCGAAGGTTAAGCCGTATGACTCATCGGTTTTAAAAGAAGCAGCCTTTGCGTTTGACGTGATTGCCGAAATACGCAACACCCGCAACTCCAAAAACCTGTCGCCAAAGGAGCCACTGAAAATTCAGGTGAAAAATAATACAGCCTTGCAGAGCAGTGCTTTTTTAGGCGTAATAAAAAAACTGGGCAACCTGAGCGATGTAAGTTTTGGCCAGCCGGCTGTGCCCGGAGGAATCAATTTTGTTATTCAGTCAACCGAATTTTCAATACCGCTGAACGGCAAAGTTGATGCCGAGGCGCAGCGCGTGGCGTTACAGAAAGAAATAGACTACCAGCGTGGATTTTTGAATGCTGTGAACAGCAAACTCAGCAACGAACGGTTTATGAGCAGCGCCCCTCCTCAGGTAATTGAAATGGAGAAAAAGAAAAAAGCCGATGCCGAGGCGAAAATCAAGGCGCTTGAGAAAACGTTGAGTGAACTTTGA
- a CDS encoding pyruvate dehydrogenase complex E1 component subunit beta, with protein MREIQFREALREAMSEEMRRDPAVLLMGEEVAEYNGAYKVSQGMLDEFGPERVIDTPISELGFAGVGVGAAMNGLRPIVEFMTFNFSLVAIDQVINSAAKMYSMSGGQYNVPIVFRGPTGNAGQLGAQHSQNFENWYANCPGLKVVVPSNPYDAKGLLKTSIRDNDPVIFMESELMYGDKGDVPAEEYLIPIGVADVKRQGTDVTIVSFGKIMKVALAAALELEKDGISAEVIDLRSVRPIDYATVVESVKKTNRLVIVEEAWPLSSISTEITYHIQKHAFDYLDAPIHRITSADAPLPYAPTLIQAILPNVERTVRAVKAVMYRD; from the coding sequence ATGCGAGAAATCCAGTTCCGTGAAGCCCTGCGCGAAGCCATGAGCGAAGAAATGCGCAGAGACCCTGCCGTGCTGCTGATGGGTGAAGAAGTAGCCGAATATAATGGCGCCTACAAAGTAAGCCAGGGAATGCTTGATGAGTTCGGGCCGGAACGGGTAATCGATACGCCTATATCAGAACTTGGTTTTGCCGGAGTTGGCGTTGGCGCAGCTATGAATGGTTTGAGGCCTATTGTTGAATTTATGACCTTCAATTTCTCGCTGGTGGCTATTGACCAGGTGATTAATTCAGCCGCCAAAATGTACTCCATGTCGGGCGGACAATACAACGTCCCGATCGTGTTCCGCGGACCCACCGGAAATGCCGGCCAGCTTGGCGCACAACACTCGCAGAACTTTGAAAACTGGTATGCCAACTGCCCGGGTTTAAAAGTAGTAGTACCCTCCAACCCGTACGATGCCAAAGGCTTGCTAAAAACATCCATCCGCGATAACGATCCCGTTATTTTCATGGAAAGTGAACTGATGTATGGCGACAAGGGCGATGTACCGGCTGAAGAATACCTCATCCCCATCGGGGTGGCCGATGTAAAACGACAAGGCACCGATGTAACGATCGTTTCCTTTGGCAAGATTATGAAAGTAGCACTGGCCGCGGCACTGGAGCTGGAAAAGGACGGCATATCGGCCGAAGTGATTGACCTGCGCAGTGTACGCCCGATTGATTATGCAACGGTGGTGGAATCGGTAAAGAAAACCAACCGGCTGGTAATTGTTGAAGAAGCCTGGCCGTTGTCTTCTATTTCAACCGAAATTACCTACCACATACAGAAGCACGCATTTGATTACCTGGATGCTCCCATCCATCGCATAACAAGTGCAGATGCACCCCTGCCTTACGCGCCAACGTTAATCCAGGCCATACTGCCAAATGTTGAACGCACGGTGCGAGCAGTGAAAGCAGTGATGTACAGGGATTAA
- the fahA gene encoding fumarylacetoacetase, which produces MISANNPKLKSWVEVPAGSDFPIQNLPFGIFKTKYLSPVAGVAIGNYVLDLVYLHEHGFLDGLGLPPGVFNQTYLNSFMALGRKKAREVRNRISELLRHDNEELKAHVAAREIALIPMSEVQMLMPVRVGNYTDFYSSEEHATNVGSMFRDPKNALLPNWKHLPVAYHGRASSIVVSGTSLHRPKGQIKLPDSENPIFEPTRKLDFELEMAFITCQDTKLGKPVSVAEADDIIFGMVLFNDWSARDIQQWEYVPLGPFLSKNFGSSISPWIVTLDALEPFRVAGPEQKPEVLPYLKTTGTKNFDINLEVSLKPQQGEAITICRSNTKYLYWNINQQLAHHTVNGCNIQVGDVYASGTISGPTPESYGSLLELTWNGSRPLQLPDGSKRSFIDDGDTVVLRGYAERDGVHIGFGECRGTILPALQ; this is translated from the coding sequence ATGATTAGCGCAAACAATCCGAAACTGAAAAGCTGGGTAGAAGTACCCGCGGGGTCCGACTTTCCTATCCAAAACCTGCCGTTTGGTATTTTTAAAACCAAGTACCTCTCACCGGTAGCCGGAGTGGCTATCGGCAATTATGTGCTTGACCTGGTGTACTTGCATGAGCACGGGTTTCTGGATGGCCTCGGTCTGCCTCCCGGAGTATTTAATCAAACTTACCTGAACAGTTTTATGGCGCTCGGGCGAAAAAAGGCGCGTGAGGTACGTAACCGCATTTCGGAACTGCTTCGCCACGATAATGAGGAGTTGAAGGCCCACGTTGCCGCCCGCGAAATTGCTTTGATTCCGATGAGCGAGGTGCAAATGCTGATGCCCGTGCGGGTTGGTAACTACACCGATTTTTACAGTAGCGAGGAGCATGCCACCAATGTGGGCAGTATGTTTCGAGATCCGAAAAATGCATTACTACCCAATTGGAAGCATTTGCCGGTGGCTTATCATGGCAGAGCTTCATCCATTGTTGTATCCGGAACATCGCTGCACCGGCCGAAAGGACAGATTAAACTTCCGGATTCCGAAAACCCGATATTCGAACCAACCCGTAAACTGGATTTTGAACTGGAGATGGCCTTCATAACCTGTCAGGATACAAAACTGGGTAAACCGGTTTCGGTAGCAGAGGCTGATGATATTATTTTCGGGATGGTGTTGTTTAACGATTGGAGCGCGCGCGATATTCAGCAATGGGAGTACGTTCCGCTTGGGCCATTTCTGTCGAAAAATTTTGGTTCCTCTATTTCTCCCTGGATCGTTACACTGGATGCGCTTGAACCCTTCCGAGTGGCCGGTCCGGAACAAAAGCCGGAAGTATTACCTTACCTCAAAACAACCGGCACAAAAAATTTTGACATCAACCTGGAGGTAAGCCTGAAACCACAACAGGGTGAGGCGATTACCATTTGCCGCTCAAACACGAAATACCTGTACTGGAACATCAACCAGCAGCTGGCCCACCATACGGTTAATGGGTGCAACATCCAGGTAGGCGATGTGTATGCATCGGGCACGATTAGCGGTCCCACACCGGAGTCCTATGGTTCATTGCTTGAGTTAACCTGGAACGGATCAAGGCCGTTGCAATTACCCGATGGAAGCAAACGCAGCTTTATTGACGATGGCGACACGGTGGTGCTTCGGGGCTATGCCGAACGAGATGGAGTGCACATTGGCTTTGGTGAGTGCAGAGGAACAATTTTACCGGCTTTACAATAA
- a CDS encoding rRNA methyltransferase, producing the protein MADAVTLPPEFEVQMQALLGNSYVNYKQSLSQPASTSIRINPHKPVTIQGEPVPWSMYGYYLAERPVFTLDPLLHAGAYYVQEASSMFPEQVIRQTALTEKPLRVLDLCAAPGGKSTHLLSLLHPDSLLIANETIRGRTAILTENIIKWGHANVLVTHNDPQDFGELKGFFDMVVVDAPCSGEGLFRKDENARSEWSLNNVQLCSRRQQRIIDDAWPALKENGILVYSTCTHNRSENEEVIERLIKTREAEPVALNIQKSWNIGVSTGKAIGYRFYPHRVKGEGFFLAAIRKLALQSEIRIKPKSNIAPLKKEERDRISDWLKNHDGFSFFLHNNLIRALPGDRADEIEFLTQHLNVLLAGTAVATAGRDKLVPEHAAALSVHLNTQNFPCIDLSLPQALAYLRKESIPVDSTHTGFALVTYKTIPLGWVNVLANRVNNLYPSAWRIRMKP; encoded by the coding sequence ATGGCTGATGCTGTAACCTTACCGCCCGAGTTTGAAGTGCAGATGCAGGCCCTTTTGGGCAACAGCTATGTTAACTATAAACAAAGCCTTTCACAACCTGCAAGCACCAGCATCCGGATCAATCCGCATAAACCGGTCACCATCCAGGGCGAACCCGTGCCGTGGAGCATGTATGGATATTACCTTGCCGAACGACCGGTATTTACCCTTGACCCGCTGCTTCATGCTGGGGCCTATTATGTTCAGGAAGCCAGCTCCATGTTTCCGGAACAGGTAATCCGGCAAACAGCACTGACAGAAAAACCTTTACGGGTACTCGATCTGTGCGCTGCCCCCGGAGGTAAATCAACCCACCTGCTCAGCTTACTCCATCCGGATAGTCTGCTTATTGCTAATGAAACCATCCGCGGGCGTACAGCCATACTTACCGAAAACATCATCAAGTGGGGGCATGCCAATGTTTTGGTTACGCATAACGATCCGCAAGATTTTGGTGAACTGAAAGGGTTCTTCGATATGGTTGTTGTAGATGCACCCTGCTCGGGCGAAGGGCTTTTCAGAAAAGACGAAAATGCACGAAGCGAATGGTCGTTGAATAACGTGCAGTTATGCTCGCGCAGGCAACAACGGATTATTGACGATGCATGGCCCGCACTGAAAGAAAACGGAATTCTTGTTTACAGCACCTGTACCCATAACCGTTCAGAAAATGAAGAAGTAATTGAACGACTGATAAAAACCCGGGAAGCCGAGCCAGTTGCCCTAAACATTCAGAAATCCTGGAACATCGGGGTGAGTACCGGTAAGGCTATCGGTTACCGGTTTTATCCGCACCGCGTTAAAGGCGAAGGCTTTTTTCTGGCCGCCATCCGCAAGTTAGCCCTGCAAAGCGAAATACGGATAAAACCAAAAAGCAACATCGCACCTCTTAAAAAAGAGGAACGGGATAGGATAAGTGACTGGCTAAAAAATCATGACGGGTTTTCTTTTTTTCTGCACAATAATCTTATTCGGGCACTACCTGGTGATCGGGCTGATGAAATTGAATTCCTTACTCAGCACCTCAACGTGCTGCTGGCCGGCACTGCAGTTGCCACGGCCGGTCGGGATAAACTGGTACCCGAACATGCTGCCGCACTTTCCGTCCACCTGAATACTCAAAACTTTCCATGCATTGACCTATCCCTGCCACAAGCCCTGGCCTATCTTCGGAAAGAAAGCATTCCCGTTGATTCAACTCATACGGGTTTTGCACTTGTTACTTACAAAACCATTCCATTAGGCTGGGTAAACGTACTTGCCAACCGGGTCAATAACCTCTATCCATCGGCCTGGCGAATCCGCATGAAGCCATAA
- a CDS encoding flavin reductase family protein — protein MQIDPKETPVPKMHSYLLGAVAPRPIAFASTVDKESKVNLSPFSFFNVFSANPPILIFSPARRGRDNTVKNTYENVLEVPEVVINVVSYSIVQQTSLASAEYPKGVNEFIKAGLTQIPSVKVKPPRVGESKISMECKVNNVISLGDGGAAGNLVICEVLLMHIDDSVLDAEGKIDPFKLDAVARMGGDWYCRANGDSLFRLPQPGLKLGIGIEQLPEAVRNSPVFSGSDLALLAGVEQLPSVVQPGKWASDTAIHQKAKEVLVRGDVAGAWRILAG, from the coding sequence ATGCAGATAGACCCCAAAGAAACACCGGTACCTAAAATGCACAGCTACCTGCTTGGTGCTGTTGCCCCAAGGCCCATAGCTTTTGCCAGCACTGTAGATAAGGAAAGCAAAGTAAACCTGAGTCCGTTTAGTTTCTTTAATGTATTCAGCGCCAACCCGCCTATTCTTATCTTTTCACCCGCCCGCAGGGGAAGAGATAATACAGTAAAAAATACATACGAGAATGTACTGGAAGTACCGGAGGTGGTTATCAATGTTGTGAGTTACTCTATAGTGCAACAAACCTCTTTAGCCAGTGCCGAATACCCCAAAGGCGTGAATGAGTTTATCAAAGCCGGATTAACCCAAATCCCTTCCGTAAAGGTAAAGCCTCCGAGAGTTGGTGAATCAAAAATCAGCATGGAGTGTAAGGTGAATAATGTGATTAGCCTTGGCGATGGAGGTGCAGCCGGTAACCTGGTTATTTGCGAAGTCCTGCTGATGCACATTGATGACAGTGTGCTGGATGCTGAAGGAAAAATCGATCCGTTTAAACTGGATGCCGTGGCCCGTATGGGTGGTGATTGGTATTGTCGCGCAAACGGGGATAGTTTGTTCCGGCTGCCTCAACCGGGATTGAAACTGGGCATTGGCATTGAACAACTGCCGGAGGCCGTTCGAAACAGCCCGGTGTTCAGCGGTTCCGATCTGGCTTTGCTGGCCGGGGTCGAGCAACTTCCATCAGTTGTTCAGCCTGGTAAATGGGCTTCAGATACAGCCATTCATCAAAAAGCTAAGGAAGTACTTGTCCGTGGCGATGTTGCAGGCGCTTGGAGGATTCTTGCCGGCTAA
- a CDS encoding alanine dehydrogenase, which translates to MAEKKKSGFETLAQAGLATQEQMLAVKKKKGTFFLGLPREISLQENRITLTPDAVAILVNNGHQVWVETKAGAGSKFSDQQYSEAGATIVYSPQEVYKADVILKIEPPTLEETEYMRPGQTLISAIQLGHLQPEYIQALLKKKVTALAFEFIEDKVGGMPIIRAMSEIAGSSVMLIAAEYLSTANNGKGVILGGITGVPPTKVVIIGAGTVAEYSARAALGMGADVQIFDNHLYKLRRIKHLLGQQVYTSTIDTLTLSESLKTADVVIGALRAEKGRARIVVSEEMVSKMKPDSLIIDLSIDQGGCVETSEITTLKKPVFRKYDVIHYCVPNVASRVAHTAATALSNIFTPTILRAAEEGGVEQMIFSSKWFMKGVYTYKGSLTNEAVGRKFGMKYKNIELLLAARF; encoded by the coding sequence ATGGCGGAGAAAAAAAAGAGCGGATTTGAAACACTGGCCCAGGCAGGCCTGGCCACCCAGGAACAGATGCTTGCGGTAAAGAAAAAGAAGGGTACCTTCTTTCTTGGGCTTCCACGCGAAATATCCCTGCAGGAAAATCGGATTACGTTAACACCCGATGCGGTGGCCATTCTGGTAAATAACGGCCACCAGGTGTGGGTGGAAACAAAGGCCGGTGCCGGCTCCAAGTTTTCCGATCAGCAGTACAGCGAAGCAGGGGCAACCATTGTTTACTCCCCCCAGGAAGTTTATAAAGCCGATGTTATTCTGAAAATTGAGCCACCCACACTCGAGGAAACAGAATATATGCGGCCGGGCCAAACGCTGATATCGGCCATTCAATTAGGGCACCTGCAGCCGGAATACATACAAGCATTGCTTAAAAAGAAAGTTACCGCCCTGGCTTTTGAATTTATTGAAGATAAAGTGGGCGGCATGCCCATCATCCGGGCCATGAGCGAAATTGCCGGCAGCTCGGTGATGCTCATCGCAGCCGAGTATTTAAGCACTGCCAACAACGGCAAAGGCGTTATTCTTGGCGGCATTACCGGAGTACCGCCTACCAAGGTTGTGATTATCGGGGCAGGAACGGTGGCCGAGTATTCAGCCCGGGCCGCCCTGGGTATGGGCGCTGATGTTCAGATTTTCGATAACCACCTGTATAAACTCAGGCGCATTAAACATTTATTGGGCCAGCAGGTGTACACCTCCACCATTGATACGCTTACGCTGAGCGAGTCGCTAAAAACAGCTGATGTGGTAATTGGCGCACTGCGGGCCGAAAAGGGCAGGGCACGCATTGTAGTTTCGGAGGAGATGGTAAGCAAAATGAAACCTGATTCACTGATTATTGATTTGAGTATCGATCAGGGCGGTTGTGTGGAGACCTCGGAAATTACTACGCTAAAGAAGCCGGTGTTCAGAAAGTACGATGTGATTCATTACTGCGTACCCAATGTGGCCTCGCGGGTAGCGCACACTGCTGCAACGGCCCTCAGCAATATTTTTACGCCCACCATTTTACGGGCAGCCGAAGAAGGCGGGGTAGAGCAGATGATTTTCTCCAGCAAATGGTTTATGAAAGGCGTTTACACCTACAAGGGCAGCCTGACCAACGAGGCGGTGGGCCGCAAGTTTGGTATGAAGTACAAAAACATTGAGCTGCTGCTGGCCGCGCGGTTTTAG
- a CDS encoding glycosyltransferase family 2 protein: protein MNTAIVILNYNGEKLLQQFLPGVIRNSPHARIIVADNASTDNSVAMLQKDFPQVNLIKLDHNFGFCGGYNRALSQVEAKYYVLLNSDVEVTEGWLQPMLALLEQQPGVAAVQPKILSYHRKDHFEYAGAGGGCLDALGYPFCRGRLFNYTEKDEGQYNDIRPVFWASGACLVIRSEVYRQFSGLDEDFFAHMEEIDLCWKIHRSGRQVLYCGISAVYHVGGGTLSQSSPVKTYYNFRNGLNLLIHHLPGWRLVLTLPLRIGLDYLAAVKFLVEGNASHASSVLKAHFRVVTSLLNTVKKRRRLRQQLPYSIHNIYRGSVVLLYYLLGRKSIQLK, encoded by the coding sequence TTGAATACCGCCATTGTAATCCTCAACTACAACGGAGAAAAATTACTCCAACAGTTTTTACCCGGTGTTATCCGGAATTCACCCCATGCCCGTATTATTGTAGCCGATAATGCATCAACCGACAATTCGGTTGCAATGCTGCAAAAAGATTTTCCGCAAGTTAACCTGATTAAACTCGATCATAACTTTGGATTCTGCGGTGGATACAACCGTGCACTCAGCCAGGTTGAGGCAAAATACTATGTATTGCTAAACTCCGATGTAGAAGTTACCGAAGGCTGGCTGCAGCCGATGCTTGCGTTACTGGAGCAGCAGCCCGGGGTAGCGGCAGTTCAGCCCAAAATTTTGTCTTATCACCGAAAAGATCACTTTGAATATGCCGGAGCCGGAGGCGGCTGCCTGGATGCACTCGGCTACCCGTTTTGCAGGGGAAGGTTATTTAATTACACCGAGAAAGACGAAGGCCAATATAATGACATCCGCCCGGTATTCTGGGCAAGTGGTGCCTGTCTGGTTATCCGGTCAGAAGTTTACCGCCAGTTCAGCGGTTTGGATGAAGACTTTTTTGCACACATGGAAGAAATTGACCTGTGCTGGAAAATACACCGAAGCGGCAGGCAGGTACTCTATTGCGGTATCAGTGCTGTTTACCATGTCGGGGGAGGTACGCTGTCACAATCAAGCCCGGTTAAAACGTATTATAACTTTCGCAACGGCCTTAACCTGCTCATCCATCACCTGCCCGGATGGAGACTTGTGTTAACGCTTCCGCTGCGTATTGGCTTAGACTACCTGGCGGCCGTAAAGTTCCTGGTTGAAGGAAACGCCAGTCATGCAAGTTCGGTGTTAAAAGCACATTTCCGCGTTGTTACCTCGCTGTTAAATACTGTTAAGAAGCGGAGGCGATTAAGGCAACAACTCCCCTATTCAATACACAATATCTACCGGGGTTCAGTGGTATTGTTGTACTACCTGCTGGGCAGAAAAAGCATCCAATTGAAATAG